One Candidatus Polarisedimenticolia bacterium genomic window carries:
- a CDS encoding multiheme c-type cytochrome, producing the protein MNLDFKRKLVAALSFLFLGALLVVAWVEGGKQRVQPRPEPVMGADSRKCYDCHEDKTPVIAAQWRDSKHATLGVGCYECHRADETDADAFRHEGKLIATVVSPKDCGGCHQDITKEFMASHHSKAAGFIGSLDNVMGEVIEGPIIAANGCKQCHGSTVAFLKDSGGGIRKDKNGKPMLDPNTWPNTGIGRVNLDGSNGSCSACHSRHVFSKAMARQPQVCGKCHMGPDHPQIEIYDESKHGIAFYTRTAEMNLDAEHWVVGQDYTAAPTCATCHMSATPNQKVTHDVGARISWTLRPVVSKKLENWEGKREAMADVCKNCHAPDFVSAFYTQYDGAVTMWNDKFAFPAQRVMDALRAGHHLTPTPFDDELEWSFYRLWHHEGRRARMGVSMQGPDYTQWHGFFEVAERFYFDFLPKAQEVGHGDPEVAKVIKAVLDSPEHAWKKGMSPEDRARIDAFYKERYGTDKTQ; encoded by the coding sequence ATGAATCTGGATTTCAAGCGGAAGCTCGTGGCGGCCCTGTCGTTCCTCTTCCTGGGCGCGCTGCTCGTCGTGGCCTGGGTGGAGGGAGGCAAGCAGCGGGTGCAGCCGAGGCCGGAGCCGGTGATGGGGGCCGACAGCAGGAAATGCTACGACTGCCACGAGGACAAGACGCCGGTCATCGCGGCGCAGTGGCGCGACAGCAAGCACGCCACGCTCGGAGTGGGCTGCTACGAGTGCCACCGGGCCGACGAGACCGACGCCGACGCCTTCCGCCACGAGGGGAAGCTGATCGCGACCGTCGTGAGCCCCAAGGACTGCGGCGGCTGCCACCAGGACATCACCAAGGAGTTCATGGCGTCGCACCATTCCAAGGCGGCGGGCTTCATCGGCAGCCTCGACAACGTGATGGGCGAGGTGATCGAGGGGCCGATCATCGCCGCCAACGGCTGCAAACAGTGCCACGGATCCACCGTGGCCTTCCTGAAGGACTCCGGCGGCGGCATCCGCAAGGACAAGAACGGCAAGCCGATGCTCGATCCGAACACCTGGCCGAACACCGGAATCGGGCGGGTGAACCTGGACGGCTCGAACGGCTCCTGCTCCGCCTGTCATTCGCGGCATGTCTTCAGCAAGGCGATGGCGCGCCAGCCGCAGGTGTGCGGCAAGTGCCACATGGGCCCGGACCACCCGCAGATCGAGATCTATGACGAGTCGAAGCACGGTATCGCCTTCTACACGCGCACCGCCGAGATGAACCTCGACGCGGAGCACTGGGTGGTCGGCCAGGACTACACCGCGGCGCCCACCTGCGCCACCTGCCACATGTCGGCGACGCCCAACCAGAAGGTGACGCACGACGTGGGGGCGCGCATCTCCTGGACCCTGCGGCCGGTGGTGAGCAAGAAGCTGGAGAACTGGGAAGGGAAGCGGGAAGCGATGGCCGACGTCTGCAAGAACTGCCACGCCCCCGACTTCGTGAGCGCTTTCTACACTCAGTACGACGGTGCCGTGACGATGTGGAACGACAAGTTCGCCTTCCCGGCGCAGCGGGTGATGGACGCGCTGCGGGCCGGACATCACCTCACCCCGACCCCCTTCGACGACGAGCTGGAGTGGAGCTTCTACCGGCTGTGGCACCACGAGGGGCGGCGGGCGCGCATGGGAGTCTCGATGCAGGGACCCGACTACACCCAGTGGCACGGCTTCTTCGAGGTGGCGGAGCGCTTCTACTTCGACTTCCTCCCCAAGGCGCAGGAGGTGGGCCACGGCGATCCGGAGGTGGCGAAGGTGATCAAGGCGGTGCTCGATTCACCCGAGCATGCCTGGAAGAAGGGAATGTCGCCCGAGGATCGGGCCCGCATCGACGCCTTCTACAAAGAGCGCTACGGAACGGACAAGACACAGTGA
- a CDS encoding cytochrome bc complex cytochrome b subunit, whose product MSRHGSSDSAEAPAAGTLPPTTSWGRWLQDRFPVDWEALRGLSNEPVPNHLKHWWWCLGGTPALLFALQAVTGILLSFYYVPDPARAYESVQHVKDVVPFGWFVRSLHRWSSNLMIAAVILHMMRVFFTGAYRKPREANWMIGVALLGVTLFFGFTGYSLVYEQLSYWGATVASNLTEAVPGIGPLLGRMLRGGDVVGKETLSRFFILHIGVLPTLMTLLIGAHLMLMRLHGVTEFEFEAKGLKAPAGKKTFPFFPDHIMTEIIIGLSLAFLLTCLTVIFPTELAEKANPLVTPAHIKPEWYFFWTFRWLKLTGLTWAVLSIGFVGFLTLIWPFIDAAIRRRRPGSELSVWIGTAAVCALVVLTIWEAVATH is encoded by the coding sequence GTGAGCCGTCACGGCTCTTCAGATTCCGCAGAGGCGCCGGCCGCCGGAACCCTGCCGCCGACGACTTCCTGGGGCCGCTGGCTGCAGGATCGCTTTCCGGTCGATTGGGAGGCGCTGCGCGGCCTTTCCAACGAGCCGGTCCCCAATCACCTGAAGCACTGGTGGTGGTGTCTTGGCGGGACGCCGGCACTTCTGTTCGCGCTCCAGGCGGTGACCGGAATCCTCCTGTCCTTCTACTACGTCCCCGATCCGGCCCGCGCCTACGAGTCGGTGCAGCACGTCAAGGACGTCGTCCCCTTCGGATGGTTCGTTCGCAGCCTGCACCGCTGGTCCTCGAACCTGATGATCGCGGCGGTGATCCTGCACATGATGCGCGTCTTCTTCACCGGCGCTTACCGCAAGCCGCGCGAGGCCAACTGGATGATCGGCGTCGCCCTGCTGGGCGTGACGCTGTTCTTCGGCTTCACCGGCTACTCGCTGGTCTACGAGCAGCTTTCGTACTGGGGAGCCACGGTCGCTTCGAACCTTACCGAGGCGGTGCCCGGGATAGGCCCGCTGCTGGGGCGAATGCTGCGCGGCGGCGACGTGGTGGGCAAGGAGACGCTGTCGCGCTTCTTCATCCTGCACATCGGCGTCCTGCCGACGCTGATGACGCTGCTGATCGGCGCGCACCTGATGCTGATGCGGCTGCACGGGGTGACCGAGTTCGAGTTCGAGGCGAAGGGGCTCAAGGCCCCGGCGGGCAAGAAGACCTTCCCGTTTTTTCCCGATCACATCATGACCGAGATCATCATCGGCCTCTCCCTGGCCTTTCTGCTGACCTGCCTGACGGTCATCTTCCCGACAGAATTGGCGGAGAAGGCCAACCCGCTCGTCACGCCGGCGCACATCAAGCCGGAGTGGTACTTCTTCTGGACCTTCCGCTGGCTGAAGCTGACGGGGCTGACCTGGGCCGTCCTCTCCATCGGCTTCGTGGGATTCTTGACCCTGATCTGGCCCTTCATCGACGCGGCGATCCGCCGGCGCCGTCCGGGCAGCGAGCTTTCCGTCTGGATCGGGACGGCAGCGGTGTGCGCCCTCGTCGTCCTGACGATCTGGGAAGCCGTCGCCACTCACTGA
- a CDS encoding Rieske (2Fe-2S) protein gives MTRRGFLVRAAMVTGLASVAAALGGIALRYLFPLKGLRRRRRIFLAPASDLAPGKGLPFELPDGNTALVTDTGEGIVALSDVCPHLGCKVHYDTAASRFVCPCHNGVFDNTGTAVSGPPADEGKHLKRFEVAQVGENLFLEYEEIITL, from the coding sequence GTGACTCGTCGAGGCTTTCTCGTCCGGGCCGCCATGGTGACAGGCTTGGCTTCCGTCGCCGCGGCACTGGGCGGAATCGCCTTGCGGTATCTCTTCCCGCTGAAAGGACTGCGCCGCCGGCGCCGCATCTTTCTCGCGCCCGCCTCCGATCTCGCCCCCGGCAAGGGGCTTCCCTTCGAGCTTCCCGACGGCAATACCGCGCTGGTGACCGACACCGGCGAAGGAATCGTGGCGCTCTCCGATGTCTGTCCCCACCTCGGCTGTAAGGTCCACTACGACACCGCGGCCTCCCGCTTCGTCTGCCCTTGCCACAACGGCGTCTTCGACAACACCGGCACGGCCGTCTCCGGCCCGCCGGCGGACGAAGGGAAGCACCTGAAGCGCTTCGAGGTGGCGCAGGTGGGTGAGAACCTTTTCCTGGAATACGAGGAGATCATCACGCTGTGA
- a CDS encoding glycosyltransferase family 39 protein yields the protein MPAARRWIFPLTIAGVAGLAVLMLGFRLGSTGLWTDESIYAQTAREMARSGDWITPKLCGGPYLIKPVLYHWMAAVAFHLAGESELAARLPQAAAAALMLTFMLAVTGGFARNSDSPSTRKGAWLAAAALLTSPGFIMGARVAGMDLLLSAAITLTILCFSRGYSEGGSLRGGWFVASGFFAGLGLLAKGPLGALIPGLVILIFLALRGQVRIAVSRPARKGALVALLTAAVWYLPVSYLHWERFNRVFWMANNVTRLHEPVSDHKGPITFYVPVFLLAFLPWSFPFAVAFARSVKRVVAQRPTRCAPEDLLLLIWFAAPFIFYSAVATKLPGYILPVFPAAALLTAQEWVREREAPRRRRGGAFRIACALGVMALPGVALAVPFLLEYRYALHPLWIWAYPAATFIVAVPAALSALLRSGRLHPALTTAAGMVFVLGLIRFVVAPVEPYESMKSLTLRLVKLGRSGYPVALAGQHLRGTLFYTDCTIPHPRDMKDLPRPGPGLPLFCLVKKKFLPGLEEWARGRGLHLQVLKTTGDLSLAQVSWE from the coding sequence ATGCCTGCAGCGCGACGATGGATCTTCCCTCTTACGATCGCGGGAGTCGCAGGGCTGGCCGTATTGATGCTGGGCTTCCGTCTGGGGAGCACGGGGCTGTGGACCGATGAGTCGATCTATGCACAGACCGCCCGCGAGATGGCGCGCAGCGGCGACTGGATCACCCCGAAGCTGTGCGGCGGCCCCTACCTGATCAAGCCGGTGCTCTACCACTGGATGGCGGCGGTCGCCTTCCATCTCGCCGGTGAGAGCGAGCTGGCCGCGCGATTGCCGCAGGCTGCGGCCGCCGCGCTGATGCTGACCTTCATGCTCGCCGTGACCGGAGGCTTCGCGCGGAACTCCGACAGTCCGTCCACGAGAAAGGGAGCGTGGCTGGCTGCCGCGGCGCTGCTGACCTCACCCGGCTTCATCATGGGCGCCCGCGTCGCCGGGATGGACCTGCTGCTCAGCGCCGCGATCACGCTCACCATCCTCTGCTTTTCGCGCGGCTACTCCGAGGGGGGAAGCCTTCGAGGAGGCTGGTTCGTCGCCTCGGGATTTTTCGCGGGGCTGGGGCTGCTGGCGAAGGGTCCGTTGGGAGCGCTCATCCCGGGATTGGTCATCCTGATCTTCCTGGCACTCCGCGGACAGGTCAGGATCGCCGTCTCGCGCCCGGCCAGGAAGGGGGCGCTCGTGGCGCTGCTGACCGCTGCCGTCTGGTATCTCCCGGTCTCCTACCTGCACTGGGAGCGCTTCAACCGGGTCTTCTGGATGGCGAACAACGTAACGCGCCTGCACGAGCCGGTGTCGGATCACAAGGGGCCGATTACTTTTTATGTGCCGGTGTTCCTCCTGGCGTTCCTTCCCTGGAGCTTCCCCTTCGCCGTGGCCTTCGCCCGCTCGGTGAAACGCGTCGTGGCGCAGCGCCCGACGCGCTGCGCACCCGAGGATCTGCTCCTGCTGATCTGGTTCGCGGCGCCCTTCATCTTCTATTCCGCCGTCGCCACCAAGCTCCCCGGATACATCCTTCCCGTCTTCCCCGCCGCGGCGCTGCTGACGGCGCAAGAATGGGTCCGGGAGCGCGAAGCTCCCCGCCGCAGGCGCGGAGGCGCTTTCCGCATCGCCTGCGCGCTCGGGGTGATGGCGCTTCCGGGCGTCGCCCTCGCCGTTCCCTTCCTTCTCGAGTACCGCTACGCGCTGCATCCTCTCTGGATCTGGGCCTACCCCGCCGCCACCTTCATCGTCGCGGTGCCGGCCGCCCTGTCGGCACTGCTCCGGTCCGGCAGGCTGCACCCGGCGCTCACCACGGCGGCGGGCATGGTTTTCGTGCTGGGGCTGATCCGGTTCGTGGTGGCGCCGGTGGAGCCTTACGAGTCGATGAAGTCGCTGACACTGCGGCTGGTGAAGCTGGGGAGATCGGGCTATCCGGTGGCCCTGGCGGGACAGCACCTGCGCGGCACGCTGTTCTATACCGACTGCACCATTCCGCACCCGCGCGACATGAAGGACCTGCCGCGCCCGGGCCCTGGCCTGCCGCTTTTCTGCCTGGTGAAGAAGAAGTTCCTGCCGGGACTCGAGGAATGGGCCCGCGGCCGGGGGCTGCACCTGCAGGTCCTCAAGACCACGGGAGATCTCAGCCTGGCGCAAGTTTCCTGGGAGTAG